From the genome of Bosea sp. Tri-49, one region includes:
- a CDS encoding glucan ABC transporter ATP-binding protein/ permease, producing MSLLAIYARVLGELGPERRLGLILALANIALAAAAFAEPMLFGALIDKLTSLQISGTRPSWADINVLLAAWVGFGLFNIAAGVFVALFADRLAHRRRLAVMANYFEHALTLPLAYHTQTHSGRVLKVMLEGTSGMWALWLSFFREHCASFVALFILLPFTLWKNWQLGLVLIFLVVLFGTLTAFVLRKTDKLQSNVEAYHSSLAERASDALGNVPVIQSFTRIEAEVRGLRNTITSLLAAQIPVLTWWAVATVATRASATLTVLSIFVVGTWLLMQGLTTVGEIVTFMGFATMLVGRLEQIVSFVNFIFMQAPKMREFFEVIDTLPAVRDQPGAPDAGRLEGAIAFDNVSFSYDGKRAAVADVSFEVKPGETIAIVGSTGSGKSTTLGLLHRAFDPQSGRILADGRDIREISLLSLRRNIGVVFQEPMLFARSIRENLTVGKPDATDAEMVEALDRAQATEVMARQSDGLDTIVGERGRTLSGGERQRLSIARALLKNPPILILDEATSALDAATEVKLQKALDEVMKDRTTFVIAHRLATIRNADRILVFERGQVIEMGSFEELVAKGGRFAALARAQYLVTDKPVVATEPSSLAVKGIVEG from the coding sequence ATGTCTTTGCTTGCGATCTACGCCCGCGTCCTCGGCGAGCTCGGCCCGGAACGGCGCCTCGGGCTCATCCTCGCACTCGCCAATATCGCGCTGGCGGCCGCTGCCTTCGCCGAGCCGATGCTGTTCGGCGCTTTGATCGACAAGCTGACCAGCCTGCAGATCAGTGGTACTCGCCCGAGCTGGGCCGATATCAACGTCTTGCTGGCCGCCTGGGTCGGCTTCGGCCTGTTCAACATCGCAGCCGGCGTCTTTGTCGCACTGTTCGCCGACCGTCTGGCACACCGCCGCCGGCTCGCGGTGATGGCGAATTATTTCGAGCACGCGCTGACGCTGCCGCTCGCCTACCACACGCAGACCCATTCCGGCCGCGTGCTCAAGGTGATGCTCGAAGGCACCAGCGGCATGTGGGCGCTCTGGCTCTCCTTCTTCCGCGAACATTGCGCCAGCTTCGTCGCGCTCTTCATCCTGCTGCCGTTCACGCTGTGGAAGAACTGGCAGCTCGGCCTGGTGCTGATCTTCCTCGTCGTGCTGTTCGGCACACTCACCGCCTTCGTGCTGCGCAAGACCGACAAGCTGCAGAGCAATGTCGAGGCCTATCATTCGAGCCTAGCCGAGCGGGCCTCCGATGCGCTCGGCAACGTGCCGGTGATCCAGAGCTTCACCCGGATCGAGGCCGAGGTCCGTGGCCTGCGCAACACCATCACCAGCCTGCTCGCCGCGCAGATCCCGGTGCTGACCTGGTGGGCGGTCGCCACCGTCGCGACCCGCGCCTCGGCGACCCTAACCGTGCTCTCGATCTTCGTCGTCGGCACCTGGCTCCTGATGCAGGGGCTGACCACGGTCGGCGAGATCGTCACTTTCATGGGCTTCGCCACCATGCTGGTCGGCCGCCTCGAGCAGATCGTCTCCTTCGTGAACTTCATCTTCATGCAGGCCCCGAAGATGCGCGAGTTCTTCGAGGTGATCGACACGCTGCCGGCGGTGCGCGACCAGCCCGGCGCGCCCGATGCCGGGCGGCTCGAAGGCGCCATCGCCTTCGACAACGTCTCCTTCTCCTATGACGGCAAGCGCGCCGCAGTCGCCGATGTCTCCTTCGAGGTGAAGCCCGGCGAGACCATCGCCATCGTCGGCTCGACGGGATCGGGCAAGTCGACCACGCTCGGCCTGCTGCACCGCGCTTTCGATCCGCAATCGGGTCGCATCCTCGCCGACGGACGCGACATCCGCGAGATCTCGCTGCTCTCGCTGCGCCGGAACATCGGCGTCGTCTTCCAGGAGCCGATGCTGTTTGCGCGCTCGATCCGCGAGAACCTGACCGTCGGCAAGCCGGACGCGACCGATGCCGAGATGGTGGAAGCACTCGACCGGGCTCAAGCGACCGAGGTGATGGCGCGCCAGAGCGACGGGCTCGACACCATCGTCGGCGAACGTGGCCGCACGCTCTCCGGCGGTGAGCGCCAGCGCCTGTCGATCGCGCGGGCGTTGCTGAAGAACCCGCCGATCCTGATTCTCGACGAGGCGACCTCGGCCCTCGATGCAGCGACCGAAGTGAAACTGCAAAAAGCCCTCGACGAGGTGATGAAGGACCGCACCACCTTCGTCATCGCCCACCGGCTCGCCACCATCCGCAATGCCGATCGCATTCTGGTCTTCGAGCGGGGGCAGGTGATCGAGATGGGCTCGTTCGAGGAACTCGTCGCCAAGGGCGGACGCTTCGCGGCGCTGGCCCGGGCGCAGTATCTGGTCACCGACAAGCCGGTGGTAGCTACAGAGCCATCCTCGCTCGCGGTCAAGGGCATCGTCGAAGGCTGA
- a CDS encoding M15 family metallopeptidase yields the protein MPWLSIDWRVLAVGLSLLALRPVGAEPLPSGFVWLRELAPTIAQEIRYATPFNFTGAAVPGYGRAECILTRAAADALISAEKRLTQEGYGLKLFDCYRPARAVAAFNDWVKRPGGPDLGRIFHPGIARGDLVAKGYIAGNSSHSRGSTVDVGLIRSGEAASPTPLDAGPCDGPLSTRPRESSLDLGTRFDCFSEKSALGHSGNTAEARSNRAILATAMRAEGFRGYSKEWWHFTLAKEPFPKTPFDFVIE from the coding sequence ATGCCGTGGCTTTCCATCGACTGGCGCGTGCTCGCCGTCGGCTTGTCCTTGCTAGCCTTGCGCCCGGTCGGCGCCGAGCCGCTGCCGTCCGGCTTCGTGTGGTTACGGGAACTGGCGCCAACGATCGCCCAGGAGATCCGCTACGCGACGCCGTTCAACTTCACCGGCGCGGCCGTGCCCGGCTACGGCCGGGCTGAATGCATCCTGACGCGCGCAGCTGCCGACGCCCTGATCAGCGCCGAGAAGCGGCTCACCCAAGAGGGATACGGGCTGAAGCTGTTCGACTGCTACCGGCCAGCTCGCGCCGTCGCTGCCTTCAACGACTGGGTGAAGCGGCCGGGTGGGCCCGATCTTGGCCGCATCTTTCATCCCGGCATCGCCAGGGGCGATCTCGTTGCCAAAGGCTACATCGCCGGCAATTCGAGCCATTCGCGCGGCTCCACCGTCGATGTCGGCCTCATCCGCTCTGGCGAAGCCGCCTCGCCAACGCCCTTGGATGCCGGCCCCTGCGACGGTCCGCTTTCAACGCGTCCGCGCGAATCCAGTCTCGATCTCGGCACGAGATTTGACTGCTTCTCGGAGAAAAGCGCGCTCGGCCATTCCGGAAACACGGCCGAGGCTCGCAGCAACCGCGCTATCCTCGCCACCGCGATGAGGGCCGAGGGCTTCCGCGGCTACAGCAAGGAATGGTGGCACTTCACGCTCGCGAAGGAACCGTTCCCGAAGACGCCCTTCGATTTCGTGATCGAATAG
- a CDS encoding OmpA/MotB family protein, producing MAKKKRGGHGGHGWFVTFADLMALLMAFFVMVAAYSSQDKQKLQIVAGSMREAFGTQREFKLAGIVEVDGVPTKTHIKNAYVRPIEDASDNTAPNQNQQKEEGLVSATHDRGFALAAASLRQALREMPEIGELSRNILIDVSEQGIDIQLVDQDGRAMFDEGSTQPNERMRRLLSAIAPTLRRMPNRIAITGHTAAQRPGTVAPGNPWALSVGRASAVREILGNAGVPDERFSSVTGKADTDPLVKDNPYLAFNRRVGIVLKADAPPLPVGARP from the coding sequence ATGGCCAAGAAGAAGCGAGGCGGGCATGGTGGTCACGGCTGGTTCGTGACCTTTGCCGATCTCATGGCCTTGCTGATGGCATTCTTTGTCATGGTCGCCGCCTATTCCAGCCAGGACAAGCAGAAGCTGCAGATCGTCGCCGGCTCGATGCGCGAGGCCTTCGGCACGCAGCGCGAATTCAAGCTCGCCGGCATCGTCGAGGTCGACGGCGTCCCGACCAAAACGCACATCAAGAACGCCTATGTCCGTCCGATCGAGGACGCATCCGACAACACTGCGCCGAACCAAAATCAGCAGAAGGAGGAGGGGCTGGTCTCGGCCACTCATGACCGCGGTTTCGCGCTCGCCGCCGCCTCGCTGCGCCAGGCGCTGCGCGAGATGCCCGAGATCGGCGAGCTCTCGCGCAACATCCTGATCGACGTGTCCGAGCAGGGCATTGATATCCAGCTCGTCGATCAAGACGGGCGGGCGATGTTCGACGAAGGCTCGACCCAGCCGAACGAACGCATGCGCAGGCTGCTTTCCGCGATCGCGCCGACGCTTCGCCGCATGCCCAACAGGATCGCCATCACCGGCCACACTGCCGCGCAGCGCCCGGGCACGGTCGCCCCCGGCAATCCCTGGGCGCTGTCCGTCGGCCGCGCCTCGGCGGTGCGCGAGATCCTCGGCAATGCCGGCGTCCCGGATGAGCGCTTCAGCTCGGTCACCGGCAAGGCCGACACCGACCCGCTGGTCAAGGACAACCCTTATCTCGCCTTCAACCGCCGCGTCGGCATCGTCCTGAAGGCAGACGCACCGCCATTGCCCGTCGGCGCAAGGCCCTGA
- a CDS encoding DUF3772 domain-containing protein, with amino-acid sequence MIPRLLRAFRQFGGALLFALALLFLPLAALAQPTDPASARARLDSIRGELTQIEASLTNPNVSDSELQRQRLRLQPLLDQLRILTDEQGPRTEQAKLRLDQLGAKPDANAPPETPDVARERETRTKTFAEADETLKIGRATLLQGEQLQSSIADLRRDRFAKALFAAGPSILNPEVWSTTLTAFPSDLRASQLIFGDWLSVFTSALLSARGVLVAFAFLGAIALYVARARYMPRLTARLAASVDSSDRHILYAALIRIVARTAPPALASWLIYAGLNTAGLLPPRIQPVILAAVFGLALFAFVQALADALFAPGEPQRRLASVMETTARTVAWLAGSLAIVMAIGKVFEAWLQAIAAGLTLSIIVRGVFAVVFALILIAGLYRLRDNQEIEEEACLGPYVPVDGASLGPVRILGWIVGVAVILSVLLGYVVLATFLTEQVIWLGILAAAFVLLMQLIELGITSQLTGEGRFALTLRAGIGLRAATLQKIAVVLSGALKIVLIVVTLMLALAPWGLESTDFLTSLRAAFFGFQVGGVTVSLSSIVVAILLFALGLAATRSLQGWLEGKFLPTTALDPGLRNSITTAAGYVGYVAAAAIAFSSLGLSLERLTLVASALSVGIGFGLQSVVSNFVSGLILLWERPIRVGDQVVVGDAEGIVKRINVRSTEIETFDRSSVIVPNSNLVSGVVRNRVRSDRTGRVLISISVPRRLNPTDVRAMLLEAGEAHGDVLKKPPPAVLFKKLGTTTMDFDLICVVGEVDIVGRVTSDLNYVIHRRLTELETPVATELTVKGLEGVEHSLGEIAAAVSREVGRRAKPAGGRVTVKRSGPPPEAEEEPEEAPAPPPAKPEPAATGGKDETKD; translated from the coding sequence ATGATCCCCCGCCTTCTCCGAGCTTTCCGCCAGTTCGGCGGCGCCCTGCTGTTCGCGCTGGCGCTGTTGTTCCTGCCCCTGGCGGCGTTGGCGCAGCCCACTGACCCTGCGAGTGCCCGCGCCCGCCTGGATTCGATCCGCGGCGAACTCACCCAGATCGAGGCGTCACTCACCAATCCGAATGTGTCGGACAGCGAATTGCAGCGCCAGCGCCTGCGGCTGCAGCCCTTGCTCGACCAGCTGCGTATCCTCACAGATGAGCAGGGACCGCGCACCGAGCAGGCCAAGCTCAGGCTCGACCAGCTCGGGGCAAAGCCGGACGCCAATGCGCCGCCTGAGACGCCGGACGTGGCGCGTGAGCGCGAGACCCGCACCAAAACCTTCGCGGAAGCCGACGAGACGCTCAAAATCGGCCGCGCGACGCTGCTGCAAGGGGAGCAGCTGCAAAGCTCGATCGCCGATCTCAGACGCGACCGTTTCGCCAAGGCGCTGTTCGCAGCCGGCCCGTCGATTCTCAATCCCGAAGTCTGGTCGACGACGCTGACGGCCTTCCCATCGGATCTGCGCGCCTCGCAACTGATCTTCGGCGACTGGCTCTCGGTCTTCACCTCGGCGTTGCTCAGCGCCCGCGGCGTCCTCGTCGCTTTCGCCTTCCTCGGCGCGATCGCACTTTATGTCGCGCGCGCCCGCTACATGCCGCGGCTGACAGCCCGGCTGGCGGCAAGCGTGGATTCGAGTGATCGCCATATCCTCTATGCGGCGCTCATCCGCATCGTCGCGCGGACGGCGCCACCGGCACTGGCGAGCTGGCTGATCTATGCGGGGTTGAACACCGCCGGCCTGCTACCGCCACGGATTCAGCCGGTGATTCTCGCCGCGGTGTTCGGGCTCGCGCTCTTCGCCTTCGTCCAGGCGCTGGCCGATGCGTTGTTCGCCCCCGGCGAGCCGCAGCGGCGCCTCGCCAGCGTGATGGAAACGACCGCGCGAACCGTGGCCTGGCTCGCGGGCTCGCTCGCGATCGTCATGGCGATCGGCAAGGTGTTCGAAGCCTGGCTGCAGGCGATCGCTGCCGGCCTCACCTTGTCGATCATCGTGCGCGGTGTCTTCGCCGTCGTCTTCGCGCTGATCCTGATCGCCGGCCTCTATCGCCTGCGCGACAATCAGGAGATCGAGGAGGAGGCCTGCCTCGGTCCCTATGTGCCGGTCGATGGCGCGAGTCTGGGACCGGTGCGGATCCTTGGCTGGATCGTCGGCGTCGCCGTGATCCTGTCGGTCCTGCTCGGCTATGTCGTGCTGGCGACCTTCCTGACCGAGCAGGTGATCTGGCTCGGCATCCTCGCCGCCGCCTTCGTGCTGCTGATGCAGCTGATCGAGCTTGGCATCACCAGCCAGCTCACCGGTGAGGGGCGCTTTGCGCTGACGCTGCGCGCCGGGATCGGCCTGCGTGCGGCGACGCTGCAGAAGATCGCCGTCGTGCTGTCCGGCGCGCTCAAGATCGTGCTGATCGTCGTCACGCTCATGCTGGCGCTGGCGCCATGGGGGCTGGAATCGACGGATTTCCTGACCTCGCTGCGCGCCGCCTTCTTCGGCTTCCAGGTCGGCGGGGTCACGGTTTCGCTGTCCTCGATCGTCGTCGCGATCTTGCTGTTCGCGCTCGGGCTTGCGGCGACGCGCTCGCTGCAGGGATGGCTCGAAGGCAAGTTCCTGCCGACGACTGCGCTCGACCCCGGCCTACGTAACTCGATCACCACGGCGGCCGGCTATGTCGGCTATGTCGCCGCGGCCGCGATAGCCTTCTCCTCGCTGGGTCTCAGCCTGGAGCGGCTGACGCTCGTCGCCTCGGCGCTCTCGGTCGGTATCGGTTTTGGCCTGCAGTCGGTGGTGTCGAACTTCGTCTCGGGGTTGATCCTGCTCTGGGAGCGCCCGATCCGGGTCGGCGACCAGGTGGTGGTCGGCGACGCCGAGGGCATCGTCAAGCGCATCAATGTCCGCTCGACCGAGATCGAGACCTTCGATCGCTCCTCGGTGATCGTGCCGAACTCGAACCTGGTCTCGGGCGTGGTGCGCAACCGCGTCCGGTCCGATCGGACCGGCCGGGTGCTGATCTCGATCAGCGTGCCGCGCCGGCTCAACCCGACGGACGTCCGCGCCATGCTGCTAGAAGCTGGCGAAGCGCATGGCGACGTGCTGAAGAAGCCGCCGCCGGCCGTGCTGTTCAAGAAGCTCGGTACGACGACGATGGATTTCGACCTGATCTGCGTGGTCGGCGAGGTCGACATCGTCGGGCGCGTCACCAGCGATCTCAACTACGTCATCCACCGGCGTCTGACCGAGCTGGAGACCCCGGTCGCGACCGAGCTCACGGTCAAGGGCCTGGAGGGCGTCGAACATTCGCTCGGCGAGATCGCCGCCGCCGTCTCGCGGGAGGTCGGCCGTCGCGCCAAGCCAGCGGGCGGACGTGTCACCGTGAAGCGTTCGGGCCCACCGCCAGAGGCCGAGGAAGAGCCGGAGGAGGCCCCGGCCCCGCCGCCCGCCAAGCCTGAACCAGCCGCGACGGGCGGCAAGGACGAGACCAAGGACTGA
- a CDS encoding CAP domain-containing protein, translated as MRLFPAFSTRPQRLRAMSCPAALAAALSLLNLAGCTEPARTQPAFYRDLGSPSAKVDAEAARATISAYRLNAGLAALKLDPELMQAAEQEAAAMAAADKPAQAEAVKARLARAGQPGAEANLSAGYRRLAEAFSGWRDSPQHDRVMKAPNATRMGIASAYAAGSKYQVYWALVVAP; from the coding sequence ATGCGCCTTTTCCCCGCGTTTTCCACGCGCCCGCAGCGGCTGCGTGCGATGAGCTGCCCCGCCGCTCTCGCCGCCGCGCTCTCGCTGCTCAATCTCGCCGGTTGCACCGAGCCCGCGCGGACGCAACCCGCCTTCTATCGCGATCTCGGCTCGCCCTCTGCGAAGGTCGATGCGGAGGCGGCGCGGGCGACCATCTCGGCCTATCGGCTGAATGCCGGCCTCGCCGCGCTGAAGCTTGATCCGGAGCTGATGCAGGCGGCCGAGCAGGAGGCCGCCGCCATGGCCGCCGCCGACAAGCCGGCCCAAGCCGAGGCGGTGAAGGCCAGGCTCGCGCGCGCCGGGCAGCCGGGCGCGGAGGCCAATCTCTCGGCCGGCTATCGGCGCCTGGCCGAGGCCTTCTCGGGCTGGCGTGACTCGCCGCAACACGACCGGGTGATGAAGGCGCCGAACGCGACGCGGATGGGCATCGCCTCGGCCTATGCGGCGGGGTCGAAATATCAGGTCTACTGGGCGCTGGTGGTGGCGCCCTGA
- a CDS encoding HlyC/CorC family transporter: MVAIPHLDPWLALAVVALGVLLTGFLAAADAALHALSRARLAAQEKAGSRRAAITLRVLDDRERLSGVFLLARTLVKTATASFAAYAALASFGASGAAGLAIAVALIIVVLGELAPRMAAVADPERMALKLVRPVARLLAVFGPPVRLMQWFARRVLGLFGLRIDSQRPVLAIDEILRDQVELMRQGGMVEKADGDMVSGLLDLKQLEVADVMIHRTKMRTINLDLGPETIVREVLASPYTRMPLWRDKPENIVGILHAKDLLRALDAAGGDAGKLDVAGIAFAPWFVPVNTPLPEQLKGFLARKTHFALVVDEYGEVMGLVTLEDILEEIVGDIHDEHDVAVPGLRQQPDGAVIVDGGVPIRDLNRAMDWQLPDAEATTIAGLVIHEARAIPDAGQAFTFHGFRFEVMRKSRNRLTALRIAPAGNGTPAEPEAAQSGPVRG; this comes from the coding sequence ATGGTCGCCATTCCGCATCTCGATCCCTGGCTCGCCCTCGCCGTCGTCGCGCTCGGCGTCCTGCTGACCGGCTTCCTGGCCGCAGCCGATGCGGCGCTTCACGCGCTCTCTCGTGCCAGGCTCGCTGCCCAGGAAAAGGCGGGCAGCCGCCGTGCCGCCATTACGCTACGCGTCCTCGACGATCGCGAGCGCCTGAGTGGCGTCTTCCTGCTGGCGCGAACCTTGGTGAAGACCGCGACGGCGAGCTTCGCCGCCTATGCCGCGCTGGCCTCCTTCGGCGCCAGCGGCGCAGCCGGCCTCGCGATCGCGGTCGCGCTGATCATCGTCGTGCTCGGGGAACTGGCGCCGCGCATGGCGGCCGTCGCCGACCCCGAACGCATGGCGCTCAAGCTGGTGCGCCCGGTGGCCCGTCTGCTTGCTGTGTTCGGCCCGCCGGTGCGGCTGATGCAATGGTTCGCTCGTCGCGTGCTCGGCCTGTTCGGCCTGCGGATCGATTCGCAGCGCCCGGTGCTGGCGATCGACGAGATTCTGCGTGACCAGGTCGAGCTGATGCGCCAGGGCGGCATGGTCGAGAAGGCCGATGGCGACATGGTCAGCGGGCTGCTCGACCTGAAGCAGCTCGAAGTCGCCGACGTGATGATCCACCGCACCAAGATGCGCACGATCAATCTCGATCTCGGCCCGGAGACGATCGTGCGCGAGGTGCTGGCCTCGCCCTATACACGGATGCCGCTCTGGCGCGACAAGCCGGAGAACATCGTCGGCATCCTGCACGCCAAGGACCTGCTGCGCGCGCTCGACGCCGCCGGCGGCGACGCCGGCAAGCTCGATGTCGCCGGAATCGCCTTCGCGCCCTGGTTCGTGCCGGTCAACACGCCCCTGCCCGAGCAGCTCAAGGGCTTCCTCGCCCGCAAGACGCATTTCGCGCTGGTGGTCGACGAATATGGCGAGGTGATGGGGCTGGTCACGCTCGAGGACATCCTCGAGGAGATCGTCGGGGACATCCACGACGAACATGACGTCGCTGTGCCCGGCCTGCGCCAGCAGCCGGACGGCGCGGTCATCGTCGATGGCGGCGTACCGATCCGCGACCTCAACCGGGCAATGGACTGGCAATTGCCGGATGCGGAGGCGACGACCATCGCCGGCCTCGTCATCCATGAGGCGCGCGCCATCCCCGATGCCGGCCAGGCCTTCACCTTCCACGGTTTCCGCTTCGAGGTGATGCGCAAGAGCCGCAACCGGCTGACCGCGCTCAGGATCGCCCCGGCCGGCAACGGCACGCCGGCCGAACCGGAAGCGGCCCAGTCCGGCCCCGTCAGGGGCTGA
- a CDS encoding calcium:proton antiporter, which yields MMIARLACAWASVLAFQFFGSALLGQLGAPIPSLLIFAWLLGVIVWSAFGVVHEADELAHRLGEPYGTLILTLSIVIIEVALISAVMLGAKGAPTLGRDTMFAVLMIVLNGVVGIGLLLGGLRHFSQGYNLKGASAYLAVIIPLTLIPLVLPNFTTSTADGTLTTFQSIAFSLFTLLLYGAFLILQTGRHSVFFQEPAGESNMPYGAAYIRGKMQSESGLASQPTPDPGPAEEPPHVTSGGSTQSHVILLLLNILPIVILAKSLATVLDFGIASLGAPVALGGILIAMVVFTPECIAALRAITTNQLQRAINLCLGAAASTLGLTVPAVLVIGLITGQPVVLGLSGTNMVILAMTLLLSTLTFTGTRTTMLEGAVHLSVFFVFLVLVFSP from the coding sequence ATGATGATTGCCCGCCTCGCTTGCGCCTGGGCTTCGGTCTTAGCCTTTCAGTTCTTCGGCAGTGCGCTGCTGGGGCAGCTCGGCGCTCCAATCCCTTCGCTGCTCATCTTCGCGTGGCTGCTCGGCGTGATCGTCTGGTCGGCTTTCGGCGTGGTGCACGAGGCCGATGAGCTGGCGCATCGGCTCGGCGAACCCTATGGCACGCTGATCCTGACGCTCTCGATCGTCATCATCGAGGTGGCGCTGATCTCGGCGGTCATGCTCGGCGCCAAGGGCGCGCCGACGCTCGGGCGCGACACGATGTTCGCCGTGCTGATGATCGTGCTCAACGGCGTGGTCGGCATCGGCCTGCTGCTCGGCGGTCTCAGGCATTTCTCGCAGGGCTACAATCTCAAGGGCGCTTCGGCCTATCTCGCGGTGATCATCCCGCTGACCCTGATCCCGCTTGTGCTGCCGAACTTCACCACGTCGACCGCCGATGGCACGCTGACGACCTTCCAGTCGATCGCGTTCTCGCTCTTCACCCTGCTGCTCTACGGCGCCTTCCTGATCCTGCAGACGGGTCGCCACAGCGTGTTCTTCCAGGAGCCGGCGGGCGAATCGAACATGCCCTATGGGGCCGCCTATATCCGGGGCAAGATGCAATCGGAATCCGGGTTGGCATCGCAGCCCACGCCCGATCCTGGTCCGGCGGAGGAGCCGCCCCATGTGACATCGGGAGGCTCCACCCAATCCCATGTCATCCTTCTGCTCCTGAACATCCTGCCGATCGTAATCCTGGCGAAGAGTCTTGCGACCGTGCTGGATTTCGGGATTGCGAGCCTCGGCGCCCCGGTTGCGCTCGGCGGCATCCTGATCGCGATGGTGGTGTTCACGCCCGAATGCATCGCCGCGCTGCGGGCCATCACCACCAACCAGCTGCAGCGGGCGATCAACCTCTGCCTCGGCGCAGCAGCCTCGACGCTCGGACTAACGGTGCCGGCGGTTCTCGTGATCGGGCTGATCACCGGGCAGCCGGTGGTGCTCGGCCTGTCCGGCACCAACATGGTCATCCTGGCGATGACGCTCCTGCTCTCGACGCTGACCTTCACCGGTACGCGCACCACCATGCTGGAGGGCGCGGTGCACCTTTCGGTGTTCTTCGTCTTCCTGGTGCTGGTCTTCAGCCCCTGA
- a CDS encoding DUF1330 domain-containing protein, whose product MTAYAIAHLRDVALNAEIADYIRQIDETLTPFGGRFLIHGVTPEVMEGPWEGDLVVIAFPDLAAAHGWYASPAYQAILPLRTRNSRSAAIIVEGVPESYRATDFLAKLG is encoded by the coding sequence ATGACCGCCTACGCCATCGCCCATCTTCGCGACGTCGCCCTCAACGCTGAGATCGCCGATTACATCCGCCAGATTGACGAGACCCTCACGCCCTTCGGTGGTCGCTTCCTGATCCATGGCGTGACGCCGGAAGTCATGGAAGGCCCCTGGGAGGGCGACCTCGTCGTCATCGCCTTCCCGGACCTTGCGGCCGCTCATGGCTGGTACGCCTCGCCGGCCTACCAGGCGATCCTGCCACTGAGGACGCGCAATTCGCGCAGTGCCGCGATCATCGTCGAGGGCGTGCCGGAGAGCTACAGGGCGACCGATTTCCTGGCGAAGCTGGGCTGA
- a CDS encoding (2Fe-2S)-binding protein, whose amino-acid sequence MAKLSINGKTIDVAVEDDTPLLWVIREQIGLTGTKYGCGVAQCGACTVHIDGVATRSCTMPVSALTAEQKIVTIEGLSPDGNHPIQKAWIEHDVPQCGFCQSGMIMAAAALLQANPKPSDADIAAEMTNICRCGTYNRVKAAIKDVAAGGQLGRG is encoded by the coding sequence GTGGCTAAGCTCAGCATTAATGGCAAAACGATCGACGTAGCAGTCGAGGACGACACGCCGCTGCTCTGGGTGATCCGCGAGCAGATCGGCCTGACTGGTACAAAATATGGTTGCGGCGTCGCCCAATGCGGCGCCTGCACGGTGCATATCGACGGCGTCGCCACCCGCTCCTGCACCATGCCGGTAAGCGCTCTCACCGCCGAGCAGAAGATCGTCACCATCGAGGGCCTCTCGCCCGACGGCAACCATCCGATCCAGAAGGCCTGGATCGAGCACGACGTGCCGCAATGCGGCTTCTGCCAGAGCGGCATGATCATGGCCGCGGCCGCCCTGCTCCAGGCAAATCCCAAGCCGAGCGATGCCGATATCGCCGCGGAAATGACCAATATCTGCCGCTGCGGCACCTATAACCGCGTCAAGGCTGCCATCAAGGACGTCGCCGCCGGCGGCCAGCTCGGCCGCGGCTGA
- a CDS encoding motility protein A codes for MDIATGAGIIGGIATIVALIMIDGGNFAAYYDKHAVIIIFGGASAATMLRFPFSVIAHGLPMGLRFAFTMRSIHPRELIDEITRVAEINRKSGPVALENVEVSDPFLAQGLRYIADGYDKDFIRDTMERDRDNFLQRLDEGSKVYRAIGDCAPAWGMIGTILGMVTMFANMSDPSKLGPAMATALLATLYGAMVANMLTLPIADKLHIKLEEEEISRTLIIDGILQMRDAKSPTLVREMLLAYLPDHHRAEMAEAT; via the coding sequence ATGGATATCGCGACCGGCGCAGGCATTATCGGCGGCATCGCGACGATCGTCGCGCTGATCATGATCGATGGTGGCAATTTCGCCGCCTATTATGACAAGCACGCCGTGATCATCATCTTCGGCGGCGCCTCGGCCGCGACCATGCTGCGCTTTCCCTTCTCGGTGATCGCGCACGGGCTGCCGATGGGCCTCCGCTTCGCTTTCACCATGCGCTCGATCCATCCGCGCGAGTTGATCGACGAGATCACCCGCGTCGCCGAGATCAACCGCAAGAGCGGCCCGGTGGCGCTCGAGAATGTCGAGGTCTCCGACCCGTTTCTGGCCCAGGGCCTGCGCTACATCGCCGATGGCTATGACAAGGACTTCATCCGCGACACGATGGAGCGCGACCGCGACAACTTCCTGCAGCGGCTCGACGAGGGTTCCAAGGTCTACCGCGCGATCGGCGACTGCGCCCCGGCCTGGGGCATGATCGGAACGATTCTCGGCATGGTCACCATGTTCGCCAACATGTCCGACCCGTCCAAGCTCGGCCCGGCCATGGCGACCGCGCTGCTGGCGACCCTCTACGGCGCCATGGTCGCCAACATGCTCACCCTGCCGATCGCCGACAAGCTCCACATCAAACTCGAGGAGGAGGAGATCTCGCGGACGCTGATCATCGACGGCATCCTGCAGATGCGTGACGCCAAAAGCCCGACCCTGGTGCGCGAAATGCTCCTTGCCTATCTGCCCGACCATCACAGGGCGGAGATGGCTGAAGCCACCTGA